The Hymenobacter swuensis DY53 genome includes the window GCCAAGGATGGTTTGATGCCCAGAGCCTTCTCTGAGCTACATCCTAAATTCAACACGCCCTACAAATCGAACTTGATGCTGATGGTGTTCGTGGGCCTGTTTGCTGCCTTCGTACCGGGCTCGGTAGCTGGCGACCTTACCTCGTTTGGTACTTTGCTGGCATTCGTGTTGGTAAGCATTGGTGTGTGGGTGATGCGCAAATCCGACCCCGCTCAGCACCGCCCGTTCCGTTCGCCATTGTCTTCGCCCTCCTTTCCGCTGGTTCCCTTCATGGGGGCTGGGGTATGTCTGGCACTGATTGTAGGTCTCGATATCAAAACGCTGGTACTGGCCATCGGCTGGATGCTGCTGGGGTTCATTGTGTACTTTATTTACGGCAAGAGAAACTCCAAGCTCCAGCAGGGCATTGTGGTGGTTCCTACCGAAATGGAGGAACAGGCGTTCATCGAGCCTGACCCCAAGAACGCGTAACGAGCCTAGCTTGTCAACTGAAAGCCCCGCCGGAATAGCTCCGGCGGGGCTTTTTTGTGGGCAGCACGGTGGCGTTTAACCGGCCTTTACTTCGCTTTGCAACTTGAGCACCCGGGCCCCGTCGGCCTGCACAATGAGGTAGGCCGGGTTATCGGGCGTGCCGTGGCGGGTGATTTCGGCACCCTGCAGCTGGCGCGTCACGCTCGTTTTGTGGGTTTCTTCAATTTTGCCGGTCGCCGTGCCCGTGCCGTATTTCCAGGTGACTTTGGTGCCTTTACGCATCATAAAACAAGTAAACGGGTGGGTAGAATACAGGCTTTACTGCTGCCAGGAGGGGGAAGTTGTGAGAAGTATAGAAACCTGATAGCTTACAGGCTGAACCATACGGGCCGGCACTGCCGGTCGCTCTCCGCCGTGCCAATCTCTCGACTCCTGCTCCTGATGCTTTGCTGCGGAGTGGTGCTTTCCGCCCGGGCCCTGCCGGCCGGTTCCCGTGCCGATAGTCTGCAACGGCTGCTCAGTGCTTCCCGTCCCGATACCAGCCGGGTGCAGTTGCTTATTGAAATGGCTTGGGAGCGAACGGACGACAACCCGCTGGTAGGGGTGGAATATGGTCAGCGGGGGCTGCGGCTGGCCCGGCGGCTGCAGTATCCGGTGGGGGAGTGCCGCGCGCTGCTGATGCTGGGCTGGGCTTTTATGCGTACGGGCAACTATACTACAGCTATTCAGACGCAGGTGCAGGCGCGGCGGCTGGCAGAGAGCATCGGCTACGCGGGCGGCATTATCCACGCCGATAATGCGCTGGGGTACGCACACCTGGAACAGGGCAGTCAACGGTTGTCATTGCGCTATTTTCGGAGGGCCATTGCGCTGGCGGAAAAGCAGCACAACGTGGTGTTACTGACGCCCATCCTCGGCAACATCGGGCGGGCGCATCTGGAGCTGGGCCAGCCCGATTCAGCCTGGTACTTTACTTGGCGGGGGTATCAGCTGGACCTGCAACAGCACGATATGCACAGCGAAATTGGCGACCTGTCTATTCTCGGGGACATTGCCGCCCGCCGGCAGCAGCCCAATCAGGCGCAGTATTTTTATCAGCAGACGATTGTGCGGGCAGTAGGCATGCCGGTATCATACGCCACCAGCCGGGCGTATCTGGGACTGGCCCGGCTGGCCCGGGCGCAGCAGCAGCCAGCCGTCGCGCTGCGGTACGCGCAGCAGGCCTTGGCTGCAGGGCAGGCCGGCAGCTACGCTAAAGGCGTATTCGAAGCCAGCGACTATCTGGCCGATCTGTACGCAACGCAGGGCAACAGTACCGACGCCTACCGCTTCCTGCGCGCCGCCGCCGCAACCCGGGATAGTCTGTTCAGTCGGGCGCGGATGAGCCAGGTGCAGGCCCTAAGCTTCAGTGAAGAGCTGCATCAGCAGGAACTGGCCGAACAGGGCGAACGAGCCGCCGCTCAGCGACGACAGAACATGCTGCTGCTGGCACTGGCCGGGCTTGTTGGAACCGCCGGATTTGGCTACTTGCTGATTAGCCGCCGCCATCTGCGCCGGGAGGTAGAGTTTGTGCAGGAACGCCAGCGCCTGGAGCGCCGCTATTCCGAAGATATTCTGGATGCTGAGCAGAAGGAGCGGCGCCGGGTGGGAGCCGACCTGCACGATAGTGTCGGCCAGTTGCTGAGTGCCGCCAAAATGACTCTTTCAGCCCTGCAGCACCAGTTGCGGCTCACGGAAATTGCGCACAAGGATTTGTTTGCGAATACGCTGGAGATGCTGGATGAGGCTGTGCGGGAAGTGCGCAGCATCTCCCACAAACTGGTGCCCAATGCCCTCACGCGTCATGGGCTGGCAAAAGCCGTGGGTAGTCTGCTGGGACGGCTCACATTGGCTCCTTCTTGCCTACAGGCGCGGCTGGAAGTAGCGGGTTTGGAAGAACAACGGTTGGATTCAACGCTGGAAAATATCCTGTTTCGGATGGTGCAGGAACTGGTGCACAATGTTACCAAGCACGCGCAGGCCTCAGAGATAACCGTGCAGCTGCTGGCCACTCCGCAACAGGTCCGAATTGTGGTAGCCGATAATGGCCAGGGCTTCCGGCAGCAGCAGTCTCCGGTAGCTGCAGGTATTGGTCTGCGCAATGTAGAAAGCCGGGTGGCTTATCTGAACGGGCAACTGCAGATTACCTCCGCCCCCGGCCAGGGAACCAGCGTTGTGCTGGATATCCCGTTACGGCCGGTTCCGATGCCGGCGGCAGCAAGTAGCCGGGCGTAGATACGGCCTCCTTTGCTCAAGAGCGGGAGGTGGCAGATTATTGGGTGGCCCATCCCGGCAGGGCCGCTGCCTATGCCTATTTATCTATATTTACTATCGAAGATAATTGTAGTATCTTCCAAATTGCCCCAGCCTGAAAACCGGACTTGGGGTGCCTGTTTCATTGTTAACTGAGAACTATGTCTGAAGTGCTATCCAGTCAGGAAATCATTCCGTTGCTACTGGTAGACGATCATCCGGTGATAGTGGAGGGACTGAAAACCATGCTCCGGCCCGAAACGGATTTGCGTGTGGTAGCCCAAGCCTATAGCGGAGCCGATGCGTTACGCTTACTGCCAGCGCATCCGGAAATCCGGGTAGCCGTCCTCGACCTGAATATGCCCGAAATGACGGGCGTTGAGCTGGCGCGCGCCATTCGCACCACTTGGCCTACCATTCGGGTTCTGATTTTGAGCATGTTCCATGATCATGCCACTGTGGCCGAAGTGCTGGAAGCCGGCGGCTCCGGTTACGTCCTGAAAACAGCCACCCGGGCAGAGTTAAGTACCGCTATCCGCCAGGTAGCGGCCGGCCAGAACTATTTCAGCCAGGACGTAGCCGCCACCCTGTTGCAGAATCTCCAGATTCCGAGTGCCTTGCAAGCGAAACGCACTGCTGAGCTGACCGGGCGGGAACAGGAAATTCTGCAGCTCATTGCCCGCGAATATTCCAACCAGGATATTGCGGCGGCCCTTTTCATCAGTGAGCGAACCGTCGAGACGCATCGGCGTAACCTGTTCACGAAAACCAGCTCTAAATCAGTGGTAGGACTGATTCAATACGCTCTTCGTCACAAGCTGATCCAATAGAAAGTATAGTACCGCCGGTAGTGGCAAGTACCCGGAAATAGTACAGTGAAATTTGCGCTCAGACAATCAGGGTGTTACGTAGTTGTGGCTGGTTAGCCTGTAGCAGAAGAGTCGGGATAAGAGCAGGGGAGAAAAGAACCGTAAAAGGTGGGAGAAGAATGCAGAAAGGCTCTTTCAGCCGGCAGGGCCCTTTGCGCCTATATAGCAGCGCTTTGCCCTGCCTCCTCCGTACTGGTACGGATATAAAAATAAGGGCTGCCACTGATTTACATTATAACAATAAAAAATATACCTTAGCATCGTTCAATCAAATGATAATATCTTTATATTAGATGCTGTCATTTGCGTTCAATGCGTCATCCCAACCTGTTGTTTTTCCTCTTCTAACCCACCTGCGCCCGTGTCTAAACGTCTAACCTCTAACGGAAAAGAGACTATGCCTTCAAAAATTCTCTCCTTCATCTGCCACGTTCCCGGTATGGCTCCCGGTCTGTTTCCATCGGTGCCCACCACTACCAGCACGCACCGGGCCGCTGAGCGCAAGGCGGAAGCCAAGCATGCTGCTGCGGGTGGTCATTTTACGGCCATTTATGAGAATGACCGGTTTGTGCGCTTCAAGTACATCAACAATAACTAGACTGGCTTCGGGGTATTCCCTGGCGAATCGGTAGGCGGCCGGTAACGCGTGGGACGTATTCCAGCAGCTTGCGTACCAAAAGGCGCTGTGCTTTCGTTCGGGAAGCCAGCGCCTTTTGCGTGGCCGCCGGAGCCGGGCCCGGCAATTCGCCTAACTTGCGCCCCGGTCCATCCGTTTTGCGTGCATGATTGATTCGCTGGTTCGCGCTGTGGCGCCGCTCTTAGCTTTAGTAGTTCTTCTGACTCCGGTTGCCAGCCGGGCCCAAACAGCCTTCACCCCCGATGAAAACGCCTGGTATGGCGTAGTAGCTCGCAGTAGTGGCCGCTCCCTCGACGTTACCAATGCTTCAGCAGAGGCTGGTACGGCCACTGTGCAATGGGAATTCACGCACGCCAACAGCCAGCAGTGGCGCTTCGTGCCCGCCGCCAAGGGCAGCGACTTTTACCGCGTTGAGGCCCGCCACAGCGGCAAGTGCCTTACCCTGGAAAAGCCCGACGAAAATGCTCCGCTGGTGCAGCGCCCCTGGACGGGTAGCTTTTACCAGCAATGGAAACTCGTGCCCTCGGGGCCGCTGGGTAGCTTTGTGCTGGTGAGTCGGGGCAACGATAAATGCGCTGCCCTGGCTGCCGCCGATAAGTTCAACGGTACTCCCGTGGTGGGCCAGCGGGTACAGAACCGTGCCACTCAGCAGTGGAAACTGTTCAAACTGCATCTCAATGTAGATTCTAGCCAGCCGGGTTTTGGGATGCCTGAAGCCTTGCTGAGCCTGAACACGCCTACTGGGAACGAGCTACAGCCGGTACTAACCGCCGACGGTAATACGCTCTACTTTAGCCGGACACGGTACAGCGGCAACAAGGAAGGCGTCACCGAATCGGGTGATATTTGGGTGAGTACTTCGGCTAACAACGGCCGCACCTGGAACCCCGCTACTCGCCTCGATGCCCTCAACACTACTCAGAATAATGGGGTAATGGCGGTTATTAACGAGGGCCGCACGCTGCTGGTGCGCGGCGCGTATGAGCGGGACGGCTCTTTCCGGGATGAAGGAATAAGCAAAGTGGACCGTGACGCGACGGGCAAAAATGGGAAGCCGCTGGCAGTGGAAATAGCCAACTATTACTCGGCCGGCCCGGCTACCTCGTTCTTTATGTCGCCCGATGCGCAGATTCTGCTTATGAGCCTAGAGCGCGGCGACTCGCAGGGGGCCAATGACCTGTATGTCAGCCGGCCCACTCCCGACGGTCTCTGGACCGAGCCTTTCAACCTGGGAGCAATAGTTAATTCGCCTGGCTTTGAGTTTGCACCCTGGCTGGCGGCTGATGGCAAAACCCTGTACTTCAGCTCGTATGGGCATGCCGGCTACGGCAGTGCCGATATTTTTGTAACCACGCGGCTGGACGAAACCTGGACCCGCTGGACGGAACCGCGCAACCTGGGCGCACCGCTCAACGGACCCGGCTTCGATGCCTACCTCAGCCTGACGGCCGATGGCAAGCAGGCCTATTATGCTTCATCACGCACTGCCAATGGCCCTGCCGACCTGTTCCGCACGGCTACCGGGGTAGTACCGGTGGCTGATACTACCGCCCAGCCGGCAGAGCCGGTACGGCCGGCTGTAGCTGCCCGGATGCTGCTAACCGGCCGTACGCTGGATGCCAAAACCCGACAGCCGCTGGCTACGGAAGTGAAGGTAAATCGGCTGGATGCGGACCTGGTATTCAATGCTACTACCCGGACAGATGTTGCTGCCGGTAGCTATCAGTTTACGTTGCCACCCGGCCGTTATCGGGTGCAGGCCACCCGCGTAGGATTCCTCACCGCTACCGATACCGTCACTATGACCGGTTCCCGCGCGCTGGAGTTGGCGCTGGTACCGGCAGCCGTGGGTTCAAGCCTGGAGTTGCCTACACTCATCTTTGCGCAGGGAAAATACACGCTGCTTCCCGCTTCCTACACCGAGTTGAACCGCTTGGCCCGCACCTTGCAGGATAACCCCGCTGTGAACATCCGCCTGGAAGGCCACACCGATAACCAGGGACGCGCTGACCTGAACGTGAAGCTGTCGGAGGAGCGGGTAGCCGAAGTGCGGCGCTACCTCGTGACGCGGGGCGTGGCCGAGAAGCGTATCAGCACCGTTGGCTACGGTGGCAGCAAGCCCCGGGCCTCCAACGAGAAAGAGGAAACCCGTAAGCTGAACCGCCGCGTAGAATTCACTATTGTAAAATAGCGGCCGGCGGCGGTTACGCCTTTTCGAACCCTTCAATTTTGCGCGGTATGCACGCTTTGATTCGCCGGGAAGTGGCGTTACCCGATTTGCCCTCGGCTTCCGGAGCAGAAATAGTGGGCGAGACGGCCTACATCATCGGCGACGACTCTCCTTTTTTGTACCAGCTCAATGCTGCCACGCTGGCCGCCGGGCAGCGCACCATGCTGTTTGAAACGGCTCATTTCAGCAGCGGCCGCATTCCGAAGGAGCTGAAGCTGGATCTGGAGTGTCTCACGGCCCTTGCTACGCCTGCCGGCGAAACCAGCCTGCTGGTACTGGGCTCGGGCGCTACGGCCGCCCGCGAACAAGGCTATTGGGTGCCGCTGACCGGGGCGGGGGGGAGCCGGGTGGAAACCGTGTATCCGCTCAGTCTGAGTGGCCTGTACGCGGTGCTGCGGCCGTTGCTGCCGGCCGGTATCGTGCTGAATCTGGAAGCCGCCGCCGCTACGCCCACGGAGCTTCTGCTGTTCCAACGGACGGTGGGGGCCGCCAGTGGCAACCTATTGTTCCGGCTACCGTTGGCAACCACGCTGGCCTATCTGCAGCATCGCACTACCCAGGTGCCAGCCGTGCAGCGGCAGTTTTTTGAGTTGCCGGTTATCGATGGGAAGCCCGCTGGTTTTTCCGGCGCAACGTGGTTTGCCGGGCGGTTATTCGTGACAGCTTCAGTGGAAGATACCCAGGATGCTGTGCTGGATGGGGTGGTGTTAGGTTCATTTGTAGGAGTGCTGGAACTGGGAGCGGCCGGGCAGCAGCAGGTATTGCCCGCAACCCTGGCCCGGTTGGTCTGGTCTGATGGCCGCCCGTACCGGGGCAAGGTGGAAAGCGTAGCGGTGTTCCGGACGCTTGCGGCCAGCCGCTACGAGCTGCTGCTGGTGACAGATGACGATGCCGGGGGCTCTACCGCCGTAACAGTGGAACTGATCTTGTGATAAGCAGGTAAGCGGCTGACAGGAAATAGTTTGTGCGGCAGCTTTCAGGGGAATTAAACAGAAGAGGATACTGTTTTCTAGCATCGGCTTTTCGGAATGGAAAGCACCGTTTTTACGCTACCAGACTACTCGTTATGATTCTGTTTGCCACCCGCTTTTTGTACCCCGTCAGTGCCGTGAAGCTACAGGAGCAGCAGGGCATCCTGCCTGCCGAGTTTCTGCAGACTATCCAGCAGCTGCAACCCTTCCTGGAGAAGGAAAAAGCCTACGGAGAGGTCTGTTCTACCACTGTTACCTCGCCCCGGGGCCGGCTGCTAACCGTTGCCTACCGCAAAACCTATTCGACGGAGCAAGGCTTCGTGGTCGAAATCCTAGATGCGCAGGTAGTACGTCGGCTGGCGCAGGCAGCTTAATCTGCTAACATGCATATGGCACCCGGTAGATGACCGAAGGTCAGGCAAATACCGGGTGCTGACGCGCGTGGTCAGCTGCCACGTCGCCAGATGAAACCATCCAGTACATAGTGGGTAGCCTGCGGAAGAGCCAGCAGAGGCACCAACAGCGCAAGGGCCCAGGAATCGGATATGGCAGGCAGGTGCTGGAACCAGCCGAATACGGCAGCGTGCTCCCGCCATATCAGCCCGTCCCAGATACCTTCTTCCAGCAGAGCCAGTCCAAACAGCACTCCTAGAAACAACGCCACGCCGTTCCGGCCCTGCCACCAGGCGCGCCGTGGGTTGCTGGAGGTGGGCTGACTGGTAGTCCAGATAAGGGCCAAGTATGGAATGCCGTGAGCTACCACGTTGAGCAGGGTAAAAGCTAGGTCGCCGTTGAACAGTATGATGCCCACATACCAGGAGGCTGCGGTACCTAGCAGTAACAGGTTACGCGGCCAGTTGAAATAGGCAGTGTAGTGCCACAGGCTGCCTTCTTTCACCAGATATACCCCCAAAAGACCCGCATACAGTCCCGTAAGTACGGTTCGGCCGCCGGGCCAGTCGTGCTGAACGAAGTCGCCTTCCACAAACCAGTTGAAGTTGCGGGGTCGCGAAAGGTGCCACCAAAGCAGCGGATAGATGGTAGCCGCGTAAATCAGGAGGGTATCCAGCTGCCGGCTGAAGCGCGAGGTTGTTTCGTGGCGGCTGTAGAGGCGCAGGAAACCGTATTGCTGGCGGATAAAGTGGAACACGGCCGCGTAGGCCAGCACCCGCCAGAACCACAGGCTGCCGCCCAGCCCATGCAGCGCCACCCCGGCCGCGTAGCAGCCCAGCGGTACTGCCCATAATACCG containing:
- a CDS encoding response regulator transcription factor, producing MSEVLSSQEIIPLLLVDDHPVIVEGLKTMLRPETDLRVVAQAYSGADALRLLPAHPEIRVAVLDLNMPEMTGVELARAIRTTWPTIRVLILSMFHDHATVAEVLEAGGSGYVLKTATRAELSTAIRQVAAGQNYFSQDVAATLLQNLQIPSALQAKRTAELTGREQEILQLIAREYSNQDIAAALFISERTVETHRRNLFTKTSSKSVVGLIQYALRHKLIQ
- a CDS encoding DUF6929 family protein; translated protein: MHALIRREVALPDLPSASGAEIVGETAYIIGDDSPFLYQLNAATLAAGQRTMLFETAHFSSGRIPKELKLDLECLTALATPAGETSLLVLGSGATAAREQGYWVPLTGAGGSRVETVYPLSLSGLYAVLRPLLPAGIVLNLEAAAATPTELLLFQRTVGAASGNLLFRLPLATTLAYLQHRTTQVPAVQRQFFELPVIDGKPAGFSGATWFAGRLFVTASVEDTQDAVLDGVVLGSFVGVLELGAAGQQQVLPATLARLVWSDGRPYRGKVESVAVFRTLAASRYELLLVTDDDAGGSTAVTVELIL
- a CDS encoding sensor histidine kinase encodes the protein MVLSARALPAGSRADSLQRLLSASRPDTSRVQLLIEMAWERTDDNPLVGVEYGQRGLRLARRLQYPVGECRALLMLGWAFMRTGNYTTAIQTQVQARRLAESIGYAGGIIHADNALGYAHLEQGSQRLSLRYFRRAIALAEKQHNVVLLTPILGNIGRAHLELGQPDSAWYFTWRGYQLDLQQHDMHSEIGDLSILGDIAARRQQPNQAQYFYQQTIVRAVGMPVSYATSRAYLGLARLARAQQQPAVALRYAQQALAAGQAGSYAKGVFEASDYLADLYATQGNSTDAYRFLRAAAATRDSLFSRARMSQVQALSFSEELHQQELAEQGERAAAQRRQNMLLLALAGLVGTAGFGYLLISRRHLRREVEFVQERQRLERRYSEDILDAEQKERRRVGADLHDSVGQLLSAAKMTLSALQHQLRLTEIAHKDLFANTLEMLDEAVREVRSISHKLVPNALTRHGLAKAVGSLLGRLTLAPSCLQARLEVAGLEEQRLDSTLENILFRMVQELVHNVTKHAQASEITVQLLATPQQVRIVVADNGQGFRQQQSPVAAGIGLRNVESRVAYLNGQLQITSAPGQGTSVVLDIPLRPVPMPAAASSRA
- a CDS encoding hypervirulence associated TUDOR domain-containing protein, with translation MMRKGTKVTWKYGTGTATGKIEETHKTSVTRQLQGAEITRHGTPDNPAYLIVQADGARVLKLQSEVKAG
- a CDS encoding RICIN domain-containing protein, which encodes MIDSLVRAVAPLLALVVLLTPVASRAQTAFTPDENAWYGVVARSSGRSLDVTNASAEAGTATVQWEFTHANSQQWRFVPAAKGSDFYRVEARHSGKCLTLEKPDENAPLVQRPWTGSFYQQWKLVPSGPLGSFVLVSRGNDKCAALAAADKFNGTPVVGQRVQNRATQQWKLFKLHLNVDSSQPGFGMPEALLSLNTPTGNELQPVLTADGNTLYFSRTRYSGNKEGVTESGDIWVSTSANNGRTWNPATRLDALNTTQNNGVMAVINEGRTLLVRGAYERDGSFRDEGISKVDRDATGKNGKPLAVEIANYYSAGPATSFFMSPDAQILLMSLERGDSQGANDLYVSRPTPDGLWTEPFNLGAIVNSPGFEFAPWLAADGKTLYFSSYGHAGYGSADIFVTTRLDETWTRWTEPRNLGAPLNGPGFDAYLSLTADGKQAYYASSRTANGPADLFRTATGVVPVADTTAQPAEPVRPAVAARMLLTGRTLDAKTRQPLATEVKVNRLDADLVFNATTRTDVAAGSYQFTLPPGRYRVQATRVGFLTATDTVTMTGSRALELALVPAAVGSSLELPTLIFAQGKYTLLPASYTELNRLARTLQDNPAVNIRLEGHTDNQGRADLNVKLSEERVAEVRRYLVTRGVAEKRISTVGYGGSKPRASNEKEETRKLNRRVEFTIVK